GGCGGGGCCATCACACTGTCCTACGGCACTACTAATGCCTTTTACGCCATCCTCGTCGCCGCCATCGTCATGCTTGCCGTCGGCCTGCCGATCAGCCGTTATGCCATCCGCCACGGCGTCGATATCGATCTTTTGACGCGCGGCGCAAGTTTCGGATACATCGGCTCCACCATCACCTCGCTCATCTATGCGGCCTTCACCTTCATGCTGTTCGCCATCGAGGCGTCGATCATGTCCGGGGCGCTGGAACTGGCGCTCGGCATTCCGCTCTGGATCGGCTACATCATTTCCGCCGTCATGGTCATTCCGCTTGTCACCCACGGTGTGCGCCTCATCAGCCGTTTCCAGATCATTACCCAGCCCTTCTGGATCATTCTCAACGTCCTGCCCTTCATCTTCATCGCCCTGATGGACTGGGAAAAATACGACCTATGGCGCGCCTTTGCCGGCATCCACCACGCCTCCGGCCCGCCGGGAACGGTGGCAGATTTCAATCTGGTGGAGTTCGGCGCAGCCTCTGCCGTCATTCTTGCGCTGATGTCGCAGATCGGCGAACAGGTAGATTTCCTGCGCTTCCTGCCGGCCGAAGGCCAGAGTCGCCTGCGCCACCGCATCGCCGTCTTCCTCGCCGGTGCCGGCTGGGTCGTCGTCGGCGTGCCGAAGCTGCTCGCCGGCTCCTTCCTGGTGGTACTGACCTTCAGCTCCGGCGTCTCGGTGGATCGCGCCGCCGATCCAGCGCAGATGTATCTGACCGCTTTCGGCTACATGATCCCCAATCAGACGGCAGCAATGCTGCTGATGGTCGCCTTCGTGGTCGTCTCGCAGCTGAAGATCAACGTCATGAACGCCTATGCCGGCTCGCTCGCCTGGTCGAATTTCTTCTCCCGCCTCACCCACAGCCATCCCGGCCGCGTCGTCTGGCTGGTGTTCAATGTGGCGATCGCGCTGCTGTTGATGGAACTCGGCATCTACCGGCTGCTGGAAGAAACGCTCGGCATATTCTCCATCATCGCCATGGCATGGCTGTGCACCATTTCCGCCGATCTCTTCATCAACAAGCCGCTTGGCCTTGCCCCGCCGGGCATCGAGTTCAAGCGCGCCCATCTCTACGATATCAATCCTGTCGGCGTCGGCTCCATGGCGCTTTCGGCCACCATTGCGCTGATGGCGCATTTCGGCGCCTTCGGCCCGCTTGCCGCATCGCTCGCGCCCTATCTGACGCTGATCGTCGCCTTCATCGCCTCGCCACTCATCGCCTGGGGCACGAAGGGCAAATTTTATCTCGCCCGCAAACCGCGCCAGAAATGGCGTGAAGAAAGCAGCATCACCTGCTCGATCTGTGAACACCCGTTCGAACCGGAAGACATGGCGTGGTGTCCGGCCTATGCCGCGCCGATCTGTTCGCTCTGCTGCTCACTGGACAGCCGCTGCCATGACATGTGCAAGCCGAAGGCCAAACTGAATTATCAGGTCGCCACCGTCGCGAAATCCTTCCTGCCCGCACAACTGGTGGCAAAGCTCGCCACGCGGCTGGGGCGCTACGGCATGGCGGCGGCGATTGCCGTCACCGCCATCGGCGGCATATTGGCGATGATCGCCCATCAGGTCGGCACCGCCTCGCCGGCAACGGCCGATGTGGTGAACCGCACCATCCTCATCGTGTTTTTCGTCTTCGCCGTCATTGCCGGCATCGTCTGCTGGTTCCTCGTGCTTGCCCATGACAGCCGCGTCGTGGCGGAAGAGGAATCTTCCCGCCAGAACACATTGCTGCTCAAGGAAATCGCCGCCCACAAGAAAACCGATGCCGCCCTTCAGGACGCCAAGGAGACAGCCGAGGCCGCCAACCGCGCCAAGAGCCGTTATGTGGTGGGCCTCAGCCACGAATTGCGCACGCCGCTCAACGCCGTCTTGGGCTATGCCCAAATTCTCGAGCGCGACGATACCATTCCCCCTCCCCGACAATCGGCGATCAAGGTCATTCGCCGCTCGGCCGATCACCTGTCGGGCCTGATCGACGGGCTTCTCGATATTTCCAAGATCGAGGCCGGCCGCCTGCAGGTCTATTCCAACGAGATCAATATCCAGGATTTCCTCGACCAGATCGTCGACATGTTCCGCCCTCAGGCGCAGGCCAAGGGGCTGGAATTCCGCCATGACCGGTCGCGGGCCCTGCCGCAATATGTCCGCACCGATGAAAAGCGGCTGCGCCAGATCCTCGTCAACCTGCTCTCCAACGCCATCAAATTCACCGATGATGGCGCAGTCACCTTCGATGTCGCCTATCGCAGCCAGGTGGCAAGCTTCACGGTGTCCGACACCGGCCGTGGCATCGCACAAAAGGATCTCGCCCGCATCTACGAACCCTTCCAGCGCGGCGAGGCCGAGAGCGTGCGCCCAATGCCGGGGCTCGGCCTTGGCCTCACCATCACACGGCTCCTGACCAACACACTCGGCGGCGAGATTTCCGTTTCCAGTGAAAAGGATGAGGGCTCCACCTTCCGCGTCCGATTGATGCTGTCAGCCGTGCACCGACCAAGCACGGCGCCTGCGCCGGAAAAGACCATCCGCTCCTATTCCGGCCCGCGCCGCACCATCGTTGTGGTCGACGACAATGAGGATCATCGCGAACTGATGCGACAGGTGCTCTCACCGCTCGATTTTGTGGTGCTGACGGCACAAAGCGGGCCGGAATGCCTGACGCTCATCGAAGGCGTAAAGCCTGATCTTTTCCTCATCGATATTTCCATGCCCGGCATGAGCGGCTGGCAGCTTGTGACGAAACTGCGTGAGGCCGGCCAGACCGCCCCGCTTATCATGCTCTCGGCCAATATCGGCGATGGCACCGTGGCAGGCGCGGGCGAAGACAACCACAACGACGCCATCGCCAAGCCGGTCGATATCCGCCACCTTTGCGACAGGCTTGCCGTGCATCTCGGCCTGAAATGGATTTACGATACGGACATGCCCCCGGAACCCGCTCCGCAGCCGGTTGCACGGATCATCCATCCGGGCGCTATCCATATCAGGGATTTGCAGCAGCTCGGCGAAATCGGCTACATACGCGGCATTGAGGCGAAACTCGCCGATCTCGCCCGCAACACGGAAAACCTGCCCTTCACGCAGGAGCTTGGCACCTATGTGCAGGCCTTCGATCTGGCCGGTTACGCGCATTTTCTCAAACGGTTTGCGGATAAAGACACGGGAGATGGCAACCCATGAGCGCTCAGGCAACAGCGGCTCCAAGAGACATCGTCCTGCTGGTGGATGACAGCCCGGAAGCGCTCGGCTTCCTCACCGATGCGCTGGAACAGTCCGGCTTTTCGGCGCTGATCGCCACCTCGGGACAGGCCGCGCTCAACATTGCCGAACGCATCACGCCCGATATCATCCTGCTCGACGCCGTCATGCCCACCATGGACGGTTTCGAGACCTGCCGACGCCTGAAGGCCAATGCGGCGGTGGCGCAGGTGCCTGTCATCTTCATGACCGGGCTGACGGAGACCGAACATGTGGTGCGGGCGCTTGAATCCGGCGGTGTCGATTATCTGACCAAGCCGATCAATATAGACGAGTTGCGTGCCCGCATCCGCGTGCACCTTTCCAATGCCCGCTCGGCCCAGAGCGCCCGCGTGGCGCTCGATGCCGCCGGCCGCCACCTGCTTGCCGTGCGCGCCAGCGGCGCCATCCACTGGTCCACACCGCAGGCGACCCGGCTCGTCAACGCCGCCACCGGCCGCGATGACGGCATGGAAACCGTCGTCACCCATATCGGCCGCTGGCTCGGAGAACGAGCGGCAGCGGAAACCGGTCGCGACGTGCCGCTGACGATCACCGACGCCGGGCGGCCTGCCCTGCAACTGTCATTCCTCGGCGCCATGGGGCCGGATGAATTCCTCTTTCGCCTCACCGCCGCCAGCGAGAAATCCGACGACCACCTGTTGCGCGAGCATTTCTCCCTCACCGCGCGGGAATCGGAAGTGCTGCTGTGGATCGCCAAGGGCAAATCCAACCGCGATATCGGCGATATTCTCGGCCTTTCCGCGAGAACGGTGAACAAACATCTGGAACAGATCTATGTGAAGCTCGGCGTCGAAAACCGCGCGTCGGCGGCCGTCAAAGCGGCGCATGTTCTGCATCAGGGGTGAATTTCCTCGCGTGATGCGTTAGGCTGCTGCTGACATCCCCCAGAGCAGCCAATTCCGGACGAGCGGCGGCCGCTTGTTTCTTCTCCCCGCCGGGGAGAAGTCCGCGGCAGCGGGATGAGGGGGCAAGCCCTCTGAAGTCCGGCAACGTTGCCCCCTCTTCCGACCCTTCGGGCCACCTTCTCCCCCTCGGGGAGAAGAAACAAGCGGCAAACCACCATCCAAAATCGCCGTCCGATCCGCTGAACCCAACACAGGAACAAACACCCATGAACCGTTTCATCATCCTTTCCGGCTGCTCCGGTGGCGGCAAATCCACCCTGCTTGCCGAACTATCCCGGCGCGGTTTTGCCACCGTCGAGGAACCCGGCCGCCGCATCGTCATCGAAGAAACCCGTAACAACGGCACCGCCCTGCCGTGGGTCGACATCGAAGCCTTCGCCCGCCGTGCCATCGCCATGGCACTCGAAGACCGGCAAACGGCGCCGCCGGATGGCCTCGTCTTCTTCGACCGTGGCCTGATTGACGCGGCCTCCGCGCTGCGCCATGTCAGCGGCGATGCTTTTATCGATACATTGCGCCATGCGCATCGCTACAACAGGCTGGTTTTCCTCACCCCGCCCTGGCCGGAAATCTACCGTGGCGATGATGAGCGCCGGCACGATTTCGATGCGGCGGTGGAGGAATACGAGCGTCTGCTCCGCGACTATGACGCGCTTGGCTACGACACCGTCGTGCTCCCGAAATCGGGCATCGCAGAACGTGCAGATTTTATCCTGACGCGGATCGGCTGAACGGCACCTGCACGCAGCAACACTGGCCTCAGCGACTGTCCAGCAATTGCGAAACGGTGACGAACTCAAACCCGCGTTGACGCAGACCGTCGATGATCAGGGGCAGGGCCTGCCGGGATATTTCGCGGCTTCGGTACATGACATGCATGATGATGATCGAGCCATTTTGTGTTTGCTCGATCACATGTTTTGCAAAGGCAGCCGTGTCTCCGGCGACATCAGGAAACGATTCCGGCTCGACATCCCACATGATGGTTGTCCGCTCATGCCGGGAAAGATACCAGGGCAAAGTCAGCAGCTTCTTGCCATAGGGCGGGCGGAACATGATCTCGCCTTCATAACCCGCCGCCCGAATCGCCGTATCGGTGCGCTCGATTTCCTCACTTATGCGCGCCGTCCCCATCAGCGTCATGTTGGAATGCGTAAAGCTGTGGTTGCCGACCTGATGTCCTTCGTCGACGATCATACGCGCCTGCGGCAGGTTTTCTTCGGTCTCCCTGCCCGTCAGGAAAAACGTCGCCTTCACTCCGCGTTGCCTGAGGACCGCCAGAACACCCTGCGTGAAGCCCGCCGAAGGTCCGTCATCGAATGTCAGCGCCACCAAGGGCTTTGCTGTTTCGACCCGCGCGATGATTGTTCCGAATGATTGCATCGTCCGCGCTTTGCTGAAGAGGTGCAGGCCGAAGAGCACCGCCGCCAGCGCAGCCAGACCAAGGAACAGAAACAAGACCCGCTTCATCGTCGTTGCTGCCCCTCATCGCAGTTTCGCGAGATGTTTGTTTCGCGCCTTGTTGTCTCCAGTGTGGCGGGCCATGGCGATAAGACATCGTCGCAAACAAAAAAGCCCGGCATCGCTGCCGGGCTTCGATCGTGTATCGCAGAAAGGCTTAGCTGCCCTGCTGGACGTAGGTGAACTTGCCGTCCGCGCCCTTCTTCCACTCGTACATGACGTAGCCCGGAAGCTTCGGGTCGCCCTTCTCGTCGAAGGAGATGTCACCGAGTGCAGTCGGGAAGGTGCCCGACTTCAGGGCTTCGGCAACCTTTTCCGGCTCAACGGAACCGGCGGCCTTTGCCGCGCCTGCGATCGACTGCAGGGCTGCATAGGAGTAGAGCGTGTAGGCTTCCGGGTTGAAGCCGGCGGCCTTGAACTTCTCGACCAGTTCCTTGTTTTCCGGGCGCAGCGTCGGATCGGGGCCGAAGGTGTTGAGCGTGCCTTCGACGGCGTCACCGGCGATGGAAGCCAGTTCGTTCGAGACGATGCCGTCACCCGAGATCAGCTTTGCCTTCAGGCCCTGATCGGCCGCCTGACGGATGATCAGACCGGCTTCGGTGTGCAGGCCACCCCAATAGATGACCGAAACGCCAGCTTCCTTCATTTTCGAAATCAGCGCCGAGAAATCCTTGTCGCCGACATTGACGCCTTCATACATGACTTCCGTCAGGCCGGCGGCATTGGCTGCCTTCTTGGTTTCATCGGCAAGGCCCTGACCATAGGGGGTCTTGTCGTGAATGACGGCGATCTTGGCGTCCTTGAAGTGGTCGGCCAGATACTTGCCGGCAATGCCACCCTGCTGGTCGTCACGACCGCAGGTGCGGAAGGTGTTCCACAGGCCACGCTCGGTAAAGACCGGGTTGGTTGCGGCCGGCGTCACTTCGAGAATGCCGTTTTCGGCATAAACTTCGGAAGCCGGAATGGAAACGCCGGAGTTGAAGTGACCGATGACGAATTTCACGCCGTCGGCAACGAATTTATTGGCAACCGAAATACCCTGCTTCGGGTCGGATACGTCGTCACCCAGCACGATCTTGATCTGCTCGCCATTGATGCCGCCGGCGGCATTGATGTCTTTCGCAGCCTGTTCGGCACCCTTCTGGATCTGAGCGCCAAAAGCAGCGTTCGGGCCGGTCAGCGGTGCGCCGACAGCGATCACGACATCGGCCCAGGCCGAACCGCCGAAGGCGACCATGGCGGTCAGCGCGACAGCGGAAAGAAGAGACTTCTTCATTACTTTACTCCCAGTTCCTTGGATGGGTTGATTGCAAGGACCTGTTCGGTACCCACCTTAACCGAACAGAAACCGTTCCACTCTGACGAGCATTGTGCAGCCGGAAAAATCCGCCTGTCAATCTTTCTTCTTGTAGGAAAATGCCGACGTGCGATCGTAAAGCCAATAGTAGTTATTGACCATCTGGCTTGTCCGGCGCATGCGGAAACCGATGCTGGAAAAGACCAGAAGAAGAACGACGTCAAACACGTAATAAAAGCCGTTGATGAACGGCCCGTTGAAGAGCGCGTGATGCAGGAAGCGCATCACCAGCCCCAATGCCAGCGTATAGATTACCACACGCGTATAATCGCCCCAGCCATCGGCCACGGATTTGCCCGTGCGCCATGCCGTCCAGAAACCCAGAAGAACAACCAGTGCGCGCAGAACATAACGCACGCCGCTATCCGTCTCGAAAAAAAGGCCCTGCATCTCTTTCCCCATCAGCGCCGGGCGAAAATGCCCAGGCCCTGCCTTGTCTGTCGTCCCGCCGTTTGCCGGTGGGCATTTTATTGTTTGCGTCCCGCCCTGATCCCGAAGAATTCGGCTGAACACCGTGTGCAGTTTTGCGCCGCAAAATTTGCGGCGCAAGTAAAATCTTTCAGTGCCGTCCGCCTTCCAGATAAGCGGCGCGCACCTGCGGATCAGCCAGCAGTTCCTTGCCCGAACCGCTCATCGTCACCTTGCCGTTGACCATCACGTAAGCGCGGTCAGAAAGCTTCAGCGCGGCAAAGGCATTCTGCTCCACCAGGAAGACGGTCAGCCCTTCCTCCTGGTTGAGTTTCTTGATCGCCTCGAAGATGCCCTTGACGATCAGCGGCGCGAGACCCAGCGACGGTTCGTCGAGCAGCAAGAGCTTCGGCCGTGCCATCAGCGCGCGGCCGATGGAGAGCATCTGCTGCTCGCCGCCGGAAAGCGTGCCGCCGCGCTGGCTCTGGCGTTCCTTCAGGCGCGGGAACATCACGAAGATCTTCTCGACGTCTTCCTTGAAATATTTCAGGTTGTCGAGATTGGCGCCCATCTGCAGGTTTTCCAGCACCGTCATGCGCGGGAAAATCCGCCGGCCTTCGGGCGACTGGGCAATGCGCTTGCGGGCGATCAGGTGCGTCGGCAGCTGGGTAATGTCCTCGCCGTCGAAGATCACCTGACCGGCACGGGCCTGCGGGCTGCCGCAGATTGTCATCATCAACGTCGACTTGCCGGCGCCATTGGCGCCGATCAGGCTGACGATTTCACCCTTGTTGACTTCGACATCGACACCGGCGAGCGCGCGGATATTGCCATAATAGGTTTCGACACCCTGGACTTTCAGAAGCGGTTCACCGGACATCAGGCCGCTCCTCCGTCGAGTTCTTCCGCAATCACGTCTTCCACTTCATCATCCTCGACACCCAGATAGGCGGCGATGACCTTCGGGTCGTTCTTCACATGGTCCGGCGTGCCGTCGGAAATCTTCTGGCCATATTCCAGAACCACCACATGGTCGGAAATCTGCATCACCACGGACATGTCATGCTCGATGAGGAGCAGCGACGTGCCTTCATCGCGGATGCCGCGCAGCAGCGTGTTGAGCGCCAGCGATTCCTTCGGGTTGAGACCGGCGGCCGGCTCATCGAGGCACAGAAGTTCCGGCCCCGTGCACATGGCACGGGCGATTTCCAGACGACGCTGCGCGCCATAGGGCAGATCACCGGCGGGGTCGTCGGCGCGGTCGGTCAGATCGGCCTTGTCCAGCCAGTACTTGGCTTTTTCGATCGAGCTCGCGACCGCCTTTTTATAGGCTGGCAGGCCAAGAAGACCGAGAATGGTGTAACCCGAGGCCTTCATCAGCGCATTGTGCTGCGCTACCAGCAGGTTTTCCAGAACCGTCAGGCCCGAAAACAGCCGGATATTCTGGAAGGTGCGCGCCACCTTGGCCTTCTTGGTGATTTCGAAATCCGGCAGGCGCTCCAGCAGATGCGCCTCGCCACTTTGCTGGCGCATGGTGATCATGCCCATCGTCGGCTTGTAGAAGCCGGTGATGCAGTTGAAAACCGTGGTCTTTCCAGCGCCGTTGGGGCCGATCAGCGCGGTGATCTCACCGCGCTTTGCTTCGAAGGAGAAGTCGTTGATGGCCATCAGGCCGCCGAACTTCATCGACAGATGTTCGACCTTGAGGATCGTGTCGCCAGTCGTATTGCCAGTCGCATTGGATGTCATGTTCATCGTTCCGGAAGCCATCAACCGTGACCTTCCTTGGTAAAGC
The Agrobacterium cucumeris DNA segment above includes these coding regions:
- a CDS encoding hybrid sensor histidine kinase/response regulator, encoding MAARQRIIPVRREYNRWVANQTLEDYALRFTAKSARQFSSNRISHTAIGAISFLALEAIGGAITLSYGTTNAFYAILVAAIVMLAVGLPISRYAIRHGVDIDLLTRGASFGYIGSTITSLIYAAFTFMLFAIEASIMSGALELALGIPLWIGYIISAVMVIPLVTHGVRLISRFQIITQPFWIILNVLPFIFIALMDWEKYDLWRAFAGIHHASGPPGTVADFNLVEFGAASAVILALMSQIGEQVDFLRFLPAEGQSRLRHRIAVFLAGAGWVVVGVPKLLAGSFLVVLTFSSGVSVDRAADPAQMYLTAFGYMIPNQTAAMLLMVAFVVVSQLKINVMNAYAGSLAWSNFFSRLTHSHPGRVVWLVFNVAIALLLMELGIYRLLEETLGIFSIIAMAWLCTISADLFINKPLGLAPPGIEFKRAHLYDINPVGVGSMALSATIALMAHFGAFGPLAASLAPYLTLIVAFIASPLIAWGTKGKFYLARKPRQKWREESSITCSICEHPFEPEDMAWCPAYAAPICSLCCSLDSRCHDMCKPKAKLNYQVATVAKSFLPAQLVAKLATRLGRYGMAAAIAVTAIGGILAMIAHQVGTASPATADVVNRTILIVFFVFAVIAGIVCWFLVLAHDSRVVAEEESSRQNTLLLKEIAAHKKTDAALQDAKETAEAANRAKSRYVVGLSHELRTPLNAVLGYAQILERDDTIPPPRQSAIKVIRRSADHLSGLIDGLLDISKIEAGRLQVYSNEINIQDFLDQIVDMFRPQAQAKGLEFRHDRSRALPQYVRTDEKRLRQILVNLLSNAIKFTDDGAVTFDVAYRSQVASFTVSDTGRGIAQKDLARIYEPFQRGEAESVRPMPGLGLGLTITRLLTNTLGGEISVSSEKDEGSTFRVRLMLSAVHRPSTAPAPEKTIRSYSGPRRTIVVVDDNEDHRELMRQVLSPLDFVVLTAQSGPECLTLIEGVKPDLFLIDISMPGMSGWQLVTKLREAGQTAPLIMLSANIGDGTVAGAGEDNHNDAIAKPVDIRHLCDRLAVHLGLKWIYDTDMPPEPAPQPVARIIHPGAIHIRDLQQLGEIGYIRGIEAKLADLARNTENLPFTQELGTYVQAFDLAGYAHFLKRFADKDTGDGNP
- a CDS encoding response regulator, coding for MSAQATAAPRDIVLLVDDSPEALGFLTDALEQSGFSALIATSGQAALNIAERITPDIILLDAVMPTMDGFETCRRLKANAAVAQVPVIFMTGLTETEHVVRALESGGVDYLTKPINIDELRARIRVHLSNARSAQSARVALDAAGRHLLAVRASGAIHWSTPQATRLVNAATGRDDGMETVVTHIGRWLGERAAAETGRDVPLTITDAGRPALQLSFLGAMGPDEFLFRLTAASEKSDDHLLREHFSLTARESEVLLWIAKGKSNRDIGDILGLSARTVNKHLEQIYVKLGVENRASAAVKAAHVLHQG
- a CDS encoding AAA family ATPase → MNRFIILSGCSGGGKSTLLAELSRRGFATVEEPGRRIVIEETRNNGTALPWVDIEAFARRAIAMALEDRQTAPPDGLVFFDRGLIDAASALRHVSGDAFIDTLRHAHRYNRLVFLTPPWPEIYRGDDERRHDFDAAVEEYERLLRDYDALGYDTVVLPKSGIAERADFILTRIG
- a CDS encoding polysaccharide deacetylase family protein, with translation MKRVLFLFLGLAALAAVLFGLHLFSKARTMQSFGTIIARVETAKPLVALTFDDGPSAGFTQGVLAVLRQRGVKATFFLTGRETEENLPQARMIVDEGHQVGNHSFTHSNMTLMGTARISEEIERTDTAIRAAGYEGEIMFRPPYGKKLLTLPWYLSRHERTTIMWDVEPESFPDVAGDTAAFAKHVIEQTQNGSIIIMHVMYRSREISRQALPLIIDGLRQRGFEFVTVSQLLDSR
- a CDS encoding branched-chain amino acid ABC transporter substrate-binding protein — translated: MKKSLLSAVALTAMVAFGGSAWADVVIAVGAPLTGPNAAFGAQIQKGAEQAAKDINAAGGINGEQIKIVLGDDVSDPKQGISVANKFVADGVKFVIGHFNSGVSIPASEVYAENGILEVTPAATNPVFTERGLWNTFRTCGRDDQQGGIAGKYLADHFKDAKIAVIHDKTPYGQGLADETKKAANAAGLTEVMYEGVNVGDKDFSALISKMKEAGVSVIYWGGLHTEAGLIIRQAADQGLKAKLISGDGIVSNELASIAGDAVEGTLNTFGPDPTLRPENKELVEKFKAAGFNPEAYTLYSYAALQSIAGAAKAAGSVEPEKVAEALKSGTFPTALGDISFDEKGDPKLPGYVMYEWKKGADGKFTYVQQGS
- a CDS encoding DUF6867 family protein; this translates as MQGLFFETDSGVRYVLRALVVLLGFWTAWRTGKSVADGWGDYTRVVIYTLALGLVMRFLHHALFNGPFINGFYYVFDVVLLLVFSSIGFRMRRTSQMVNNYYWLYDRTSAFSYKKKD
- a CDS encoding ABC transporter ATP-binding protein yields the protein MSGEPLLKVQGVETYYGNIRALAGVDVEVNKGEIVSLIGANGAGKSTLMMTICGSPQARAGQVIFDGEDITQLPTHLIARKRIAQSPEGRRIFPRMTVLENLQMGANLDNLKYFKEDVEKIFVMFPRLKERQSQRGGTLSGGEQQMLSIGRALMARPKLLLLDEPSLGLAPLIVKGIFEAIKKLNQEEGLTVFLVEQNAFAALKLSDRAYVMVNGKVTMSGSGKELLADPQVRAAYLEGGRH
- a CDS encoding ABC transporter ATP-binding protein → MASGTMNMTSNATGNTTGDTILKVEHLSMKFGGLMAINDFSFEAKRGEITALIGPNGAGKTTVFNCITGFYKPTMGMITMRQQSGEAHLLERLPDFEITKKAKVARTFQNIRLFSGLTVLENLLVAQHNALMKASGYTILGLLGLPAYKKAVASSIEKAKYWLDKADLTDRADDPAGDLPYGAQRRLEIARAMCTGPELLCLDEPAAGLNPKESLALNTLLRGIRDEGTSLLLIEHDMSVVMQISDHVVVLEYGQKISDGTPDHVKNDPKVIAAYLGVEDDEVEDVIAEELDGGAA